The window AAAAACCTGACATAAATTATTGTTTGattattttctgattttaaagCAGCTTGAAATTAATATTTTGTGGAGATTTTAAATTCATAGCATTCAACTTGATAAATGAATAAGTGAATagctatatataaaataaaaagtgaatagCTGTATAAAATCAGCCAATCAGGCTAGAAGTTGATCAAGATAAATACTTAAGACCAAGTCATACCTGTTTTTAGTAGCAGTCTCAAAAGCAATCAAAGCGGGTGAAGTTAGGATTCAAAAAACAGAATAAATTCATGGAAATCAAACCATTATACCaggatttattaaaaaaaaaaaaccaaaaaaaaaacaggCCAACAACTACATAGGCCAAAACATTTTCTCAAAAACTAATCTAAACACGTCACcagtcaaaaaaaagaaaagactaCTCTAGACACGTAATCGTACTACTAACTATTTTTAAGAACTAACTTCCAAAatgttttataaatataaataaaaagtatacagatcaaaaaataaataaaaagtataaatattagtaaaaattaaaaattgaagTTGCAATTCAACGGCAGTGAATCACGCAACAAATATATGACCAACACGTGATTCTCTGATTGACACAAACAAAAAGTACAGAACTTTTACCTACTTTGTACTCATTTCCGCATCTACTACTTCTTTAACCTAATTATATAAGTTTGAAGCTTTACAGTCAGTGGCTTTATCACTCTCTACCCAGTTCTAATCATCATGTATCGAGTAGCCGCATACAGGCAGTTGAAAAATAGAGTTTCTTGGATCAGTTCATTCAATTTTACCAGGTATTTGTGTTATTGCAtttgttacaaaaaaaaaaaaaaaggttggtCACTTTGAATAAGTTATACAGTATATTTTTCTGGGTGTTGTTGGTTTCATATTTCTTTTGAGTAAGGTGAATTGGGATTAGATACTAGTTGGATGCTtgaaaatctacagtaagaaCATCACCTCAACGCCGAACTAGTTGATCGAAGTGATTACATTTCTAAAAAGATagattttatatatatgtatgaaaATGGTGTTTTAAGAAGAAACTTTTTGGGTAAAAATGTTTTACAAGTTAATGTTTTTTCAACTAAAAGTTATTAAGGGTCGTCAATTGACTCAACAATTGGATTTTGATTATTACTTTTGGATTTACAATGTCAAATTATGCTCATTCCACTTGCCGCATGCTTTGGAGAGCATGCTACAATGCATTTGTTCTTGTGAGGATTCATTAAAATTTGATTAGTTTTACAAGCTATCAACCTACTACTTTTTTTTATCTTGTATGGGCTAACTGTTTTTGTAGAATCTGAAGTCCCTTCGTTTTTTAGTTAAATGCAATTTCTGCAGGATTAAGATTATCTTTCTACTTGAGAACGAATACTAATGTCGCTTTTTaaatctctttctttctttctttctttctttctttcttctgtGCGTCTGCATTATGTCATGATATGGGCTAGTTATCCATGAAAGTGATGCTTAGCTTAGATATTGTTTTCTGCTTAAGTATGACTCTGAATATTCTCAATTTCCCGTTTTGAGCTAATCAATCAACGTGTATGGACCAAGCATTCGGGGTGTTGTTTTACAGTCATTCTCACATCGAACTCGTAATGCACGTCATGCGTCACaacttttttataattttccacAAGATCAATTATTTCATATGATTTGGCTTTATTGACATTAATTCTAGCTCCTTATGTTTTTCATTTAGTGCATTTAATTTAGTCTTTCATCATGCAGATCAAATCATACTTTGCCCTTTGCTACGGTAAAAGCTGAAGAAATATCAGGCTCTCAACCTGCTGAAGTCCACAACTTGGGTATGTAAATGTTCTTTTCAGCTAGCTGCTGAAAACGGTCATTGATATGTAGTTAGTTTCTGTCTAGGAATAGATGCATATAGTTGTGCAAAGATTTTTAGTAAGTTTTGAATCCTCTTAATCTCCTTATGTACCATATACTTGGAAAAGCAAAAAGGGGTGTGTTAGCAAGCAAGATAAACTAGTAACAGAGACGCTAAGAACGTTTTACATCACTTTCTTTCACCTCTTTCCTTTTTCAAAGTGTGTTCTATAGATATACAAATAGCAAACTCTTGTCATGGTTCTAGTTTACTGCTACATCTAATTGACTGGTGGTTTTCATCCATCCAGTGCAGGGGAAGTGGACAGGATCTTCTAGTTGGAATACAATATTGGATCCCTTGAATGGGCAGCCATTCATTAAAGTTGCAGAAGTAGATGAATCAGAATTGCAGGTACATAATTTGGATGCATCATAGTTCTTTGGGCTGTGTTTTTCCAGACGAGTCTTTGAACCTGTGGAGTCTGTTATTCTGTACAAATGGCTTGCTACTTTATGGCCAATTACTCTTTCGGTCATATAAAGACTTTTCCCCCTTTTATTCAGAAATCTTTAACATCAAAGATTTCAATATGATGATTTTACAAGTCCTTTTATTGCCTGTGCAGCCATTTGTGGAGAGCTTGTCCAGGTGCCCGAAACATGGTCTCCATAATCCATTCAAAGCACCAGAAAGGTTTGCTATTAATTATGTTTTGGtctttttcttgtcttttttccCAGTGAAGTTGTCTAGCTGAACTGTGTGTGGACCAGCCTTTAGATTCTTGTGAGTTTTTATCGAAAGGAAGAAATGATGACTTTAGAAAAATGAATTGAGTGACACCATTTTTCTCAGGTACCTAATGCTTGGAGACGTATCTACAAAAGCAGCTCATATGCTTGGCTTGCCTGAGGTAATATATAACTCAAGCAAGGATGCTGGTGTTCTCTTTAGCCTATTTGACAAATACTTTATGATATTCATAATTACTTCTTATTCTCTAAATGATTTGCTTTATGTCTTTCAGGTTTCTGACTTCTTTGCTAAGCTAATACAGCGGGTGTCTCCTAAGAGTTACCAACAAGCTCATGGTGAAGTTTTCGTCACACAGAAATTTCTGGAAAATTTCTGTGGTGATCAGGTAGATTATTCCTTCTACAACTATTACCTCATATGCTACGTTATACAGGGGCTgattaagaaaaaaaattgttttaaatcacGGCGCAACAATTCAGTTGGGTAGCTTTCACATCCATGTGATTTTATTGCTGTTTTATGTTATTTCAACAATTTACTCATTCCTTTTATTTTCACTGTTATGTTAAATGTTAGCTCAATTGATTCTGAAATATTTGAAAGCTTAATAGACTTCAGGTTCAGCGAGAAGGACTTATTTCACATAGGATTCACTTCTCCATTTTCTTTAGTGCAAATGTCAGATTGAACACTGAACACTTGATTTATTTGGCAGGTTCGCTTTCTAGCTAGGTCTTTTGCAGTACCAGGAAATCATCTGGGGCAGCAGAGCCATGGTTTTCGCTGGCCTTATGGACCTGTAAGGCACCATTCTGGCTGTTGTTGACTAGATTTAATGGAAAGTTTTAAACAAAAAAGTCTTCTGATGCTATCTTTCACTTTGAAACTGAGAATTGAAGGTACAGTTTTGTAACTAGAATCACTAAAACActtgaatttatgggaataaAAATTCTTCACTATTTCAGAATGGTTTTATGAATGACCTAGCCTGCTTTTGGTCACATTGGTCATAGGTAAAATTTGCAGCACATAAGTTGTTGTTTCTTACATTCCCCTGTTGACTTTCTTATGTGATTGAAGGATATTTGGTACTTCAAGTATTAAAATTTCTCACAGTACCTGATTTTAAACTTTATTTTATAGGTGGCGGTTATTGCTCCCTTTAATTTTCCCTTGGAGATTCCTGTACTTCAGATGATGGGAGCATTATATATGGGGAATAAGCCGGTCCTTAAAGTTGATAGCAAGGTGGGTCATGGAAATTCTTATAGGCTCTATATAACATGCAATATCACTTACTGGACAAGGCCCAGCTAAGAAGCAAACTTGACTCTCATCTATCAAAGAATCAAAAATTGCAAAATTACTTTTATAAACTCCTCTCTTTGTGTTAAATTAACAAAATTTGCAGAAAATTGGAAGATCTCTGTActagtcaaaaaaaaaaagaagaaggaagatttCTGTTCatattctatttttctttctcttaatattttaattttttttctgaTATGCTTCTTATAGTTAGACTTCCATTGTTGGTTAGGTATGTGTTGTTATGGAACAATTTCTTCGACTGCTTCATGATTGTGGGTTACCTGCGGATAACGTGGATTTCATAAACTCAGATGGAAAGACGATGAATAAGCTACTCATTGAGGTTAGTTTCTGAAATTAGCTTCTCTGGGCCACTTATCAGTAAGAATTGGCAAATGACAATTACAAATTTTCGTTCAAAAACTTTCTGTCCCTTGAGAATAATTCCCTTTTCCAAATCTAGCTCTCTTTTAAACTAGTTTTTACTTTTCCTTGTCAACTTTAGTATTTATACATGCCTCAAGGTATGGTCAGTCTTTTGCCAAGGTTTCACGAATCAGTCGGGGGAAAGTATGGGAGAGCTTTTCCATTCTCAAactttttctggtggaaaagaaaactTTGATGGTTGGATTAAATCGACGAAATGGTAAAagatgatttttatttttatctaatattGGAGGAAGAAGGACAGCCTTTTGGTCTAGGCAGGGGGAGGAGGGGTGTTTGTTTCATTTGTGCAGCCATTATTATCCTGTTCCTTTTGGTCTAGACAGGGGGAAGTGGGGTGTTTGTTTCATTTGTGCAGCCATTATTATCCTGTTCCTTTTGAAAGATAGATGTCTATGAGGTATGAAGCTGCTGTGAGCCATCCGTTTCTTTCGAGATCTCTAGGACCCTAGGACGTATGCATGGTTTCCTAAATGCTCATTATTTGGATCCAGCAAAATTACGCTAAGTTTCAATTTTATGTGTATGCATGTGTATCCAAAAGATATAATTATTCACCAGTGTTGGAATAAACTGGTTCTGGTAGAGAGAATGGATAAAGAGGATCCATGTCCCTAACGCCAACTAGTTTTGGGATTAAAGCATAATTGATTGACATGTATATCCAAAATATCGCCTGACTGGATTCACTGGAAATAATACTGAAATGGAATATACTTGTGAAAATTGCTACTAATTATGCTTTTATATGcaataatgcatttttgagcttttatttttgatatcagggtagGGGAAGGGGAAGTGTGTGTCTGTGATTtgtttctcttctcttttttttagttTGCACAGGTTTACTTCTGCTCTGTTTTGTAGATTGAAGTGTGTTTTTATTTACCTGAGATAGTTTCTTTCATTTGTATTTCTAGGGAAAACCACGCATGACTCTCTTCACAGGTAGCTCAAGAGTGGCAGAGAAGTTAGCTGATGACCTAAGCGGTCGAGTCAAACTAGAAGATGCTGGATTTGACTGGAAGATCCTTGGGCCCGATGTCCATGAGGTTTACATAATCTATTATCGACAGGCTTCATTGCATTTTGGAAAAGCTCTTTTCAAGTTTTATTTACTCGTTGTGATTATTTGCTTTTGACAGGTGGATTATGTTGCATGGGTTTGTGATCAAGATGCATATGCATGTAGTGGTCAGAAGTGTTCAGCTCAATCAATATTGTTCATGCATGAGGTTTCCTTAgtccttttctatcttttctcCATGGAAATTAAATGCCTAGAGACAAATATTTTGTTGTTTATATAGGCATCGTAAAAAGTGAAATTTCATTCAGATAACTCTCTTTTCTAACTGTCATTTATGTTGATGCAGAATTGGGGTAGAAGCTCTCTCTTAGACAAAATGACCGAGCTTTCTGCTAGAAGAAAGTTAGATGATTTAACTATTGGTCCTGTCCTTACGGTAAGAATGCCTACTGCTCAAAGTGTAATGTGGAGATTTGAGTATCCATCATTTGATGGTCTAGATCCTAGAGTGCTGGAGTGACATTAGAAACATTAGATGCAATTTACTAGAGGTTTGAAAAGTATCAATACCTTTGGTCTGAATCTATTTCGGACTCTTTTGGATATTCAGAATATAATTCACTCAAACAAGTGTAGAAGTTTTCTCGGGAGTCCATCTGAACATGTTAAATCAAATCCGTGACTCTGTGAGATGGAAACTGAATGTTTATCTTAGTGGATTCCTGCTCATTGTTTGTTAGCATGATTACAATACTAACTATACTTGCATTTCTTGCTCCTTTCCATTTTTTCTTGGACTAAGCATTCTTAGTGGTACATTGTCAAGTAATGCCAACAATCTTGTCAGAACTTCCTGGCAATAATTGTTAATGTATTCTTtttacaggttacaactgaagcaaTGCTAGACCATGCGAAGAAATTACTTCAGATACCTGGATCAAGACTGCTCTTTGGTGGTGAAGCCTTACAAAACCATTCTATCCCTGCAATTTATGGAGCCATTAAACCCACTGCTATTTTCATACCACTTGAAGAAATACTCAAAGAACAACATTATCATCTTGTGACCAAAGAGATTTTCGGGCCGTTCCAGGTAATAGAATATTCTATTTAGTACTTATTGGACCTGGAATGAGTGCTATTGGATTTTCTCACTAATCGTCTTATCTTGCTGGTGTGTGCTTTTTCTTTCTAGGTTGTCACTGAGTACAAAGATAATCAACTTCCGCTGGTTTTGAACGCCCTTGAAAAGATGCATGCACATTTAACAGCTGCTGTGGTGTCAAATGACATACTGTTCCTGCAAGTAAGAAAATGTGCTAGTTACTCTTTTTGATATATGAGTTGAACCTATTTATTTGCGCACACATTTAGCAATACATTCTTCTACCTGCGTACTAATACATCTATTGTCAAATATGAATACCCGGGAGTAATAAGATTGAAATATCTGTTTCTCTACAGTACAACCTAGAATGTTCACATGCAAGTAAAACTAGCAGAAAATAGCGTAGGAAGTCTTTCTCTAGATCAGCACCCGGAATTCCTATATGATAATTTTTATCCCTTGATTTGATGAATCTAAAATAAAAAGGGCAATAGCAGCAGGAAAAATGCCCATCCCAAATCAGTTGCCATTCATAGACAAGAAATATTTCAGATTAAATTTTCTATTACTTACCAGCTCAGTGTAAAAGGAGGGAGGAAGGGAAGGAAGGTTAGAAGAGAGAGGTGTAACGTTCAGTTAACTTACGTGATGAAGTTTTAGTAGCAATGCTGTTTACTATTTTCGACTGTAGAATCAAAGAGCCATGAAAAAGGATGAAATTCTGCTCATCTCAAATCTATATACCTTGAAGTTCAGAAATATAAGGAGACATTCGATTAGTCCTACATAGGCTCTGGACAGTACTGGAGAAAATTGGACTATATTGCTATAAGGTTATACCCAGTCAAAGCTGGATGACCTCAATCAACCTGTCTAATTTGCTACGCATGTTTCTTTTAGGTCCCATATCTACATTAAGGCACGTTGACCTACTGGAGTTTGGATTCACGGATATGGGAGCTTAGCCCTTTATATTACATTAGCTTACTGAATTGTTGGCATCGTTTGGAGCTTATAATTTGGCATTAACTTCATGCATCATAGCATATGTGGTTGCTGTATAGACTGAGAACTTTGCTAGGCTTTGTTGTTAAGATGGTTGACATTTCTGTAacgaaagaaagaagaaaaaccaAGAGAAAAGGAAGATTTGAGAATTGAAAATCTTCTTAGCCATACCCATGGACATAATTGTGTGGTTATTTCAGCAAAGGTCTGGGCATTGGATCACAAACGAATTATATAAAATTGTTGACTCGTTTTTCAGGAAGTAATTGGAAATTCAGTTAATGGAACTACTTATGCTGGATTGAGAGCAAGAACAACAGGGGCTCCACAGAATCACTGGTCAGCAActtcttctttatctttttttcttaatTGTAATTTGTAATACACCTATTTAGTGGATTAACTGTGCTAAACTATGCTCCAACTGTAGGTTTGGTCCAGCTGGGGACCCAAGAGGAGCAGGAATAGGTACTCCAGAAGCTATAAAACTTGTATGGTCTTGCCACAGAGAAGTCATATATGATGTTGGTCCCGTGCCACTCGGATGGAAAACTCCAGCATCTACTTGAGGAACAACTGCAACCACTTAAAGCACTCGAGGATCGCATTTAGTAAGCCTAACATGAGAGCTTTAGAAAGAATCCACTTGAGGTGGATCGGAAGAAATGCCTGGGTTACATGAGATCACTTGGATGTTATTTGAATGCTTATGTTAATGCAAACTTATGAGCAGCTTATATAAATAAGAGAGCGGTTTTCGTATTCTAAAATAGTATCTTCATCATTTTCTATGATTCTATTCTTCGTATTCTAGAATACTATCTTCATCATTTTCTATGATGCTATTCTAGGACCGTTAATCGTTATATATACTGTCAAAAACAACGATATGCTGATCTCGCTTTTCAAGCTGTTCCCAGCGATTTTTTTCAGAGAATCTGTTCCCATCTGAATCTCATCCTTGTCATGCTCAACATAAAATGATGCCTGTAACTGTCGGAAAGGGATATGGTCTTTCATTGACTGTGGATGAGCACGATACGGTGTATTCCGTAAGATTCAGTAACAGTTGTTTCTCTAATCTACAGCTTCAAATGAGTTAGAAATAAATTCATAACGCACCACGACAACAACCAccacccagtataattccacaatAAATTCATAACGCACGAGCAAGCATTTTTATCAGCTTAAAGATCAAGAGACTTCTTGCAGTTGTCGAGCTTAAAGTAACTGAGAGCCtgtttggattgacttattttaagtacttttaagccaaaatagctTTTAAGTCATATTGTAATGTTTTGATAAagtaaaaagtacttttaaacacttgtttttaagctaaaatgacaaaaataagcaAAAATGGCTTTTGACTTAAAAGTCACTCACTACCGGCCCATCCAAACGTGCTCTATAGGAGCTTCCTTAGTTCCAAGAATTTCCAAAGTTTGGTGTGAGACATTTTGGGTGTGGCTTTATAATTTGTCAGTAACTTCAGACCTGTGCGAAGCTCATCATCTCATGAGTCGTTCATTTCGTTGACAAAATACAatgatgcaaaaaaaaaaaaaaaaaaaggaattctaTGTGAAATAATATACTACGTACAAAATGATTAACGTCCATTGGTAACAAAAAAACAAATTTGCAATCGAACAGCTCTACTTAGTATGAAATTTAATATCAAATTATTTTCAACCGTACGAGTAATCAAATTAAGGCGGAGATGCTGCAACCTCAAGCTCAAAGATTCAATTCCCACAGTTTCATGTCCAACTTCTGTGTATTCTCTACTTGTGCTAAAGACCTTAATTTACACTACTTGGTGGGGTAAAAACTTATCGGCATCTAGTGTTTACACCAAATCATACTAATTTATTATTGTTAAGTAATAAATTAAGGTGAGAACATGTATTAATGAACTATGATTAGTGATAGGAGTATGTGAATACATGCATTTATTGAGTTCGTATAAACACCAAGTAAAAATAAGTTTTTACTAGTAGATGTACTGTACAAAGAATGTAAATAGTTCTTAGTTCTTACCTTGTGTCgcaaataaccaaaaaaaagaaaaagaaaaaaggcgTCAAGATATTTACAAAAATAATCGGGcagatttattatttattttttctattcgGTTTGCATAGATTTTATACTGATTATATAcgattatatacatattatatataaattacatatATATTACAAATTTGccgattatttttagtttaagtgattCAATGGACgattatttaaattaattcttCAAAAGGGGTTGTGGGAGTTTCTGGGGCCTCTTGGTGGCCTGGCCCATTTTTAAACTTGAATTG is drawn from Nicotiana tabacum cultivar K326 chromosome 22, ASM71507v2, whole genome shotgun sequence and contains these coding sequences:
- the LOC107786410 gene encoding delta-1-pyrroline-5-carboxylate dehydrogenase 12A1, mitochondrial-like, producing MYRVAAYRQLKNRVSWISSFNFTRSNHTLPFATVKAEEISGSQPAEVHNLVQGKWTGSSSWNTILDPLNGQPFIKVAEVDESELQPFVESLSRCPKHGLHNPFKAPERYLMLGDVSTKAAHMLGLPEVSDFFAKLIQRVSPKSYQQAHGEVFVTQKFLENFCGDQVRFLARSFAVPGNHLGQQSHGFRWPYGPVAVIAPFNFPLEIPVLQMMGALYMGNKPVLKVDSKVCVVMEQFLRLLHDCGLPADNVDFINSDGKTMNKLLIEGKPRMTLFTGSSRVAEKLADDLSGRVKLEDAGFDWKILGPDVHEVDYVAWVCDQDAYACSGQKCSAQSILFMHENWGRSSLLDKMTELSARRKLDDLTIGPVLTVTTEAMLDHAKKLLQIPGSRLLFGGEALQNHSIPAIYGAIKPTAIFIPLEEILKEQHYHLVTKEIFGPFQVVTEYKDNQLPLVLNALEKMHAHLTAAVVSNDILFLQEVIGNSVNGTTYAGLRARTTGAPQNHWFGPAGDPRGAGIGTPEAIKLVWSCHREVIYDVGPVPLGWKTPAST